In Spinacia oleracea cultivar Varoflay chromosome 5, BTI_SOV_V1, whole genome shotgun sequence, a single window of DNA contains:
- the LOC110793880 gene encoding mechanosensitive ion channel protein 6: protein MEVFKGTSPLRKSFSKNSPPPTTSTLSSSSSAATKSSTNSNNNKKKKISVEEEERLGLLQSRNDPMSTSFNSDFSVHIEPSSSSSTAATTTNATTSTENNKSPPPNAVAGLCPPILRGSSYDFQNDGVPTPRSTAAKNNNQTINNIEEDDDSSSGEFDFPKGGEFDLENQGLSPVNESPVNEYGKMTPRTHHQTVSFKESELVQRSGRPSAAAAAAVSGRDDGDQVVQCSGSNASFQQQKKGLMRMKTKSRLMDPPEDDKRSGRLNRSGFLGKSEEIEEDDPFGEDLPEEYKKGKFGFFTVLQWVSLVLIIAALVCSLVIKRFRVITIWDMQLWKWEVMGLVLICGGLVSGWLIHLVVFFIERNFLLRKRVLYFVYGLRSSVQKFLWLGWVLLAWILILDKKVEKETKSQVLPYVTKILICFMVATLMWLVKTLLLKVLAMNFHVAAFFDRIQDALFNQYVIETLSGPPYLEIQRIAEEEERLVSEVQKLQNAGVYIPPDLRANCLPNEGKPAGSARSTASGLQRSPRIGKSPRSSVIGKSPRAPSNSRREEQEKDDGISIDHLHQWNQKNVSAWNMKRLMNIVRKGVLSTLDEQLDPRMEEDETALHIRSEKEAKAGAKRIFTNVAPPGSKHIQLVDLTRFLREDEAHRTINLFEGAADGRGISKRTLKNWVVNVFRERRALALSLNDTKTAVNKLHHLVNILVGIAVIIIWLLILGVPITHFLVFVSSQVVVLAFMFGNTCKTTFEAIIFLFVMHPFDVGDRCEIDGVQMIVEEMNILTTVFLRYDNQKIIYPNSVLATKPISNYYRSPDMGDAIDFCVHISTSVEKLSLMKERITRYIDNKSDHWYPAPMIVMRDVDDLNRIKFSLWVSHRMNHQDMGERWVRRSFLVEEMIKIFRDLDIEYRMLPMDVNVRNLPALVSDRLPSNWTATGR from the exons ATGGAAGTTTTCAAAGGGACTAGCCCTTTAAGAAAATCCTTCTCCAAAAACTCACCTCCTCCTACAACTTCAACTttatcttcttcatcttctgctGCAACTAAAAGTTCaactaatagtaataataataaaaagaagaaaatcTCTGTTGAAGAAGAAGAGCGTCTTGGTTTACTTCAAAGTCGTAACGACCCCATGTCTACATCTTTCAACTCTGATTTCTCCGTTCACATTGAaccctcttcctcctcatccaccgccgccaccaccactaACGCCACTACTAGTACCGAAAACAACAAATCTCCGCCACCCAATGCGGTAGCCGGACTTTGTCCCCCAATCCTACGTGGGTCCAGCTACGACTTCCAGAACGACGGCGTTCCCACACCGAGAAGTACTGCTGCTAAAAACAATAACCAAACTATCAACAACATTGAAGAAGACGATGATTCATCGTCCGGGGAGTTTGATTTCCCTAAAGGTGGGGAGTTCGATTTGGAGAATCAAGGTTTATCGCCGGTGAACGAGAGTCCGGTGAATGAATACGGGAAGATGACACCGAGAACACATCATCAAACGGTGTCGTTTAAAGAGAGTGAGTTGGTTCAGAGGAGTGGACGGCcttctgctgctgctgctgcagcGGTAAGCGGAAGAGACGATGGTGACCAGGTGGTTCAGTGTAGCGGCTCAAACGCGTCGTTTCAGCAGCAGAAGAAAGGGTTGATGAGGATGAAGACGAAATCAAGATTAATGGACCCACCTGAGGATGATAAAAGATCTGGGAGGTTGAATCGTTCTGGGTTTTTAGGGAAAAGCGAGGAGATTGAAGAAGATGATCCATTTGGTGAGGATTTACCAGAGGAGTATAAGAAAGGGAAGTTTGGTTTTTTTACTGTTTTACAGTGGGTTAGTTTAGTGTTAATAATTGCTGCTTTGGTTTGTAGTCTTGTGATTAAGCGTTTTAGGGTAATTACTATATGGGATATGCAATTATGGAAATGGGAAGTGATGGGATTAGTGTTAATTTGTGGTGGATTAGTTTCAGGTTGGTTAATTCATCTAGTTGTGTTCTTCATTGAGCGGAATTTCTTGCTTCGAAAGCGGGTTTTGTATTTTGTTTATGGATTGAGGAGTTCTGTGCAGAAGTTTTTGTGGTTAGGGTGGGTTTTATTagcttggattttgattttggacAAGAAAGTTGAGAAGGAGACTAAAAGTCAAGTGTTGCCTTATGTAACCAAGATTTTGATCTGTTTTATGGTAGCTACATTGATGTGGTTGGTTAAGACATTGTTGCTTAAGGTTTTAGCTATGAATTTCCATGTTGCGGCATTCTTTGATAGGATTCAGGACGCATTATTTAACCAGTATGTGATTGAGACTTTGTCTGGACCGCCGTACCTTGAGATTCAGCGTATTGCTGAGGAGGAGGAAAGGCTTGTTTCGGAGGTTCAGAAGCTTCAGAATGCTGGGGTTTATATTCCTCCTGATCTTAGAGCAAATTGTTTACCCAATGAGGGGAAGCCGGCAGGGAGTGCAAGGTCGACTGCAAGTGGCTTGCAGAGGAGTCCACGGATTGGGAAGAGTCCTAGGAGTTCTGTGATTGGGAAGAGTCCTAGGGCACCGTCTAACTCTAGGAGAGAAGAACAAGAAAAGGATGATGGAATTAGTATTGACCATTTGCACCAATGGAATCAGAAGAATGTATCTGCTTGGAATATGAAGAGGTTGATGAATATTGTGCGGAAGGGTGTTCTATCCACTCTTGATGAGCAACTTGATCCGCGCATGGAGGAAGATGAAACAGCATTGCACATTCGTAGCGAGAAGGAAGCAAAAGCTGGTGCCAAGAGGATATTCACTAATGTAGCTCCACCAGGCTCAAA ACATATACAATTGGTGGACTTGACGCGTTTCCTGAGAGAAGATGAAGCACACAGGACAATAAATCTGTTTGAAGGAGCTGCTGATGGTAGAGGGATCAGTAAACGGACACTTAAAAACTGGGTG GTGAATGTGTTTCGAGAAAGGCGGGCTCTTGCGCTCTCTCTCAATGACACGAAGACAGCTGTAAACAAGCTTCACCATCTGGTGAATATTCTTGTTGGTATTGCTGTTATAATTATCTGGCTTCTAATCCTAGGCGTCCCCATTACTCATTTCCTGGTCTTTGTGAGCTCCCAAGTTGTTGTACTTGCCTTTATGTTTGGTAACACCTGCaagacaacattcgaagcaATTATCTTTCTGTTTGTTATGCATCCATTCGATGTAGGTGACCGTTGTGAAATTGATGGAGTTCAG ATGATTGTGGAAGAGATGAATATATTGACTACAGTGTTTCTGAGATATGACAATCAAAAAATCATTTACCCGAACAGTGTGCTAGCAACCAAGCCTATCAGTAACTACTACAGAAGTCCAGATATGGGAGACGCCATTGATTTCTGCGTCCACATCTCTACTTCGGTAGAAAAATTGTCTTTGATGAAGGAAAGAATAACAAG GTATATTGACAACAAGTCGGATCACTGGTACCCGGCCCCAATGATAGTGATGAGGGATGTGGATGACTTAAACAGGATAAAGTTTTCGCTGTGGGTATCACATAGGATGAATCATCAGGACATGGGAGAGAGATGGGTGAGGAGATCATTTCTTGTCGAGGAGATGATCAAGATCTTCAGAGATCTTGATATCGAGTACCGTATGTTGCCCATGGATGTCAATGTCAGAAATTTACCAGCTCTGGTTTCTGATAGGCTTCCATCTAACTGGACTGCTACTGGAAGATGA
- the LOC110793883 gene encoding protein FAR-RED IMPAIRED RESPONSE 1-like → MEGSGAEIGDENGEGSREVEGEEEEDFIWRYEPQCSSDEEEGGEDRFTTPKKRTVVTAYGEEEEVLELKVGMVFPGWEEIEQQFRGYTKQKGFGVARRCGSLKSSVSHTKDGSDKEKGIGKEKRNCLWTCECYGVPERRRKVIGDKVACDSQLHEVIGSGERKARASGGDAKAMFDYFKKTKADNSDFFHVYRQGANGMLQDVLWVDARSRAAYEEFGDVVFFDSTYLTNKYKMPFANFVGANHHGQSILLGCALVSHENSDTFEWIFGNWLECMGGKATIGILTDQDPAMRRALRSTMSDTCHRWCIWHILQKFSRKLGTPLEYPDLKVDLERAIYDSLTCDEFELNWATVMERYQADDDWLEGLYAERNMWVPAYVKHLFWAGMKTSQRVESINNFFDQYVHRHTHLYEFVEAYCEHY, encoded by the exons ATGGAGGGCAGTGGGGCTGAAATTGGTGACGAAAATGGTGAAGGTAGTCGCGAGgttgaaggagaagaagaagaagacttCATATGGAGGTACGAACCACAATGCTCCTCCGACGAAGAG GAGGGTGGTGAGGATCGTTTCACAACCCCAAAAAAGCGAACGGTTGTAACTGCCTACGGGGAAGAGGAGGAAGTTCTTGAATTGAAGGTTGGTATGGTGTTTCCTGGTTGGGAGGAGATTGAACAACAGTTTAGGGGGTATACCAAACAAAAGGGTTTTGGTGTTGCCCGTCGTTGTGGTTCGTTGAAATCTTCGGTTAGCCACACAAAGGATGGTTCTGATAAAGAGAAAGGAATCGGGAAAGAGAAGCGTAATTGTTTGTGGACTTGTGAGTGCTATGGTGTGCCGGAAAGAAGGCGCAAGGTGATTGGGGATAAGGTTGCATGCGATTCACAACTCCATGAAGTAATTGGGAGTGGG GAGAGGAAGGCTAGGGCTAGTGGTGGTGATGCGAAGGCAATGTTTGACTATTTTAAGAAGACGAAAGCAGATAATTCTGATTTTTTTCACGTGTACCGGCAAGGTGCAAATGGGATGTTGCAGGATGTTTTATGGGTTGATGCTCGTAGTAGAGCTGCTTATGAGGAGTTTGGTGATGTTGTCTTCTTTGATAGTACGTACTTAACCAATAAATATAAAATGCCGTTTGCAAACTTTGTTGGTGCAAATCATCATGGTCAGAGCATATTACTTGGATGTGCGCTTGTTTCGCATGAAAATAGTGACACATTCGAGTGGATTTTCGGTAATTGGTTAGAATGTATGGGTGGTAAAGCCACAATTGGGATCTTGACTGATCAAGATCCCGCGATGAGGAGGGCTTTGAGATCAACCATGAGCGATACATGTCATAGGTGGTGCATATGGCACATTCTTCAAAAGTTTAGTAGGAAGCTTGGAACGCCTTTAGAGTACCCCGATTTAAAGGTAGACTTGGAGCGGGCAATATATGATAGTCTAACATGTGATGAGTTCGAATTAAATTGGGCAACAGTTATGGAGAGGTACCAGGCAGATGATGATTGGCTTGAAG GGTTGTATGCGGAAAGGAACATGTGGGTTCCTGCCTATGTGAAGCATTTATTTTGGGCTGGCATGAAGACTTCCCAACGAGTTGAAAGTATAAACAACTTTTTTGACCAATATGTACACAGGCATACTCATTTGTATGAGTTTGTTGAGGCTTACTGTGAACACTACTAG